The Strix aluco isolate bStrAlu1 chromosome 1, bStrAlu1.hap1, whole genome shotgun sequence genome has a window encoding:
- the LRATD2 gene encoding protein LRATD2 — MGNQVEKLTHLNYKEVPTADPTGMDRDEGPRIGVSYIFSNDDDELEQQQDSVHDLGGEHPALQPYDPQLHEVECSVYYRDECIYQKSFSEEDALPEEGDEGGGGHLSTYTPENLLNRCKPGDLVEFVCQAQYPHWVVYVGDFQVVHLHRLEVVNSFLTDASQGRRGRIANQLYRYKPLSPAVVVRNALEQVGCKDRDLSWRNSECFAAWCRYGKREFKIGGELRIGKQPYRLQIRLGDRRSHTLEFQSLEDLIMEKRRNDQIGRAAVIQELSSHLQAAEEEEEEEEDHHHPGARTAVE; from the coding sequence ATGGGGAACCAGGTGGAGAAGCTGACCCATCTCAACTACAAGGAAGTTCCCACGGCCGACCCGACAGGTATGGACAGGGATGAAGGGCCCAGGATCGGGGTCTCCTACATCTTTTCAAATGATGATGATGAGCTGGAACAGCAGCAGGATTCGGTGCACGATCTGGGGGGTGAgcaccctgccctgcagccctaCGATCCCCAACTGCACGAGGTGGAGTGCTCAGTCTATTACCGGGATGAGTGTATTTACCAAAAGAGCTTTTCCGAGGAGGACGCACTGCCGGAGGAGGGTGATGAAGGAGGTGGGGGGCATCTGAGCACCTACACCCCGGAGAACCTGCTGAATAGATGCAAACCAGGTGACCTGGTGGAGTTTGTGTGCCAGGCCCAGTATCCACACTGGGTGGTTTATGTGGGGGATTTTCAAGTTGTGCACCTGCATAGGCTGGAGGTGGTGAACAGTTTCCTCACCGATGCCAGCCAGGGCAGACGGGGCCGCATCGCCAACCAGCTGTACCGCTACAAACCCCTCAGCCCGGCCGTGGTGGTACGCAACGCCCTGGAGCAGGTGGGTTGCAAGGACCGGGACTTGAGCTGGAGAAACTCTGAGTGTTTCGCTGCCTGGTGCCGGTATGGCAAGCGGGAGTTTAAAATCGGCGGGGAGCTGCGCATAGGCAAGCAGCCCTACCGATTGCAGATCCGGCTGGGTGACAGGCGCAGCCACACGCTGGAGTTTCAGAGCCTGGAGGATCTGATTatggagaagagaagaaatgaCCAGATTGGTAGGGCTGCTGTGATCCAGGAGCTTTCCAGCCAcctgcaggctgcagaggaggaggaagaggaggaggaagaccaTCATCATCCAGGTGCTCGGACTGCTGTGGAGTAG